Proteins from one Panthera leo isolate Ple1 chromosome D1, P.leo_Ple1_pat1.1, whole genome shotgun sequence genomic window:
- the JAML gene encoding junctional adhesion molecule-like encodes MCCPLKLLLMPVLLDYSLGLNDLIVSSLELTVHVGDSALMGCVFQSTEEKRVTKVDWMFSSGEHAKDDYVLYYYANLSVPVGRFQNRVRLVGDISRSDGSLLLQNVEEADQGTYTCEIRLEMESLVFKKAVVLHVLPEETKELMAHVGDSTQLGCVLQSTGEKRMTKVDWTFSSGEHAEEEVMLRYHSKLRVPVGSPQNRGRFQNRVTLVGDTSRNDASIMLQGVRESDRGSYTCSIHLGNLTFKKTTVLHVILKEPRTLVTPAALKPEILGGNQLVIIVGIVCGTILLLPVLILIVKNTHRNTSSGTSTTLVKSLENVQKPDPEKHVYSSITTRELIEEEESSGRAEATYMTMHPVWPSLRSAPNNPPEEKSAGGIPKPEQAF; translated from the exons ATGTGTTGCCCACTGAAACTCCTCCTGATGCCAGTGTTACTGG ATTATTCCCTGGGCCTGAATGACTTGATTGTTTCCTCCCTTGAGCTAACGGTCCATGTGGGTGATTCAGCCCTGATGGGGTGTGTTTTCCAGAGCACAGAAGAGAAACGTGTGACCAAGGTAGACTGGATGTTCTCATCGGGAGAGCACGCCAAG GATGATTACGTGCTATACTATTACGCCAACCTCAGCGTGCCTGTGGGGCGCTTCCAGAACCGTGTGCGCTTGGTGGGAGACATCTCACGCAGCGATGGTTCTCTCCTGCTCCAAAATGTGGAAGAGGCCGACCAGGGAACCTACACTTGTGAAATCCGGCTTGAAATGGAGAGCCTGGTGTTCAAGAAAGCGGTGGTGTTGCACGTTCTACCAGAAGAAACCAAAG AGCTCATGGCCCATGTGGGTGATTCGACTCAGCTGGGCTGTGTTCTCCAGAGCACAGGAGAGAAACGCATGACCAAGGTAGACTGGACGTTCTCATCAGGAGAGCATGCCGAG GAGGAGGTTATGTTACGTTATCACTCCAAACTCAGGGTACCTGTGGGGAGCCCCCAGAACCGGGGCCGCTTCCAGAACCGTGTAACCCTGGTGGGGGACACCTCCCGCAATGATGCGTCTATCATGCTCCAAGGAGTGCGGGAGTCTGACAGAGGAAGCTACACCTGCAGTATCCACCTGGGGAACCTGACCTTCAAGAAAACCACCGTGCTGCACGTGATCCTGAAAGAGCCCCGAA cATTGGTGACCCCAGCAGCCCTCAAACCTGAGATCCTGGGTGGTAATCAGCTGGTGATCATTGTGGGGATTGTCTGTGGCACTATCCTGCTGCTTCCCGTTCTGATATTGATCGTGAAGAACACCCACAGGAATACGAG CTCAGGAACGTCCACAACTCTGGTAAAAAGCCTGGAGAACGTACAGAAGCCTGATCCAGAG AAACATGTTTACTCCTCAATAACCACACGGGAGCTGATTGAGGAAGAAGAATCGAGTGGAAGGGCAGAGGCCACCTACATGACCATG cACCCAGTTTGGCCTTCTCTGAGGTCAGCCCCAAATAACCCGCCTGAAGAAAAGTCAGCTGGGGGAATCCCCAAACCAGAGCAAGCCTtttga